A window of Campylobacter concisus contains these coding sequences:
- the sdhB gene encoding 8-methylmenaquinol:fumarate reductase iron-sulfur subunit, with amino-acid sequence MKIIIDRFDGTKKYESTYELTNEEIAGKTLLTVLLDIKQKKDATLNFTASCRSAICGACAVRVNGHSYLACDTKMNELLAEYDNPESIRISPLGNFRVISDLIVDWEPSIENLRKIRPSITAKSEFSAEKGCKQSQKEYEKVALEWDCILCGACASECNKLEADASDYMQPFVFVHAYRAAFDSRSKDPMPHLKPAIDNGLWMCVKCQECADRCPKGISACKDITDLRIMAIQKGFDDGMGPDHAEAFLTDLVDGSGRLNEIKLALRSEGVFRNMGKMDIAANLMLAGKMNPLHIFGEEDIEGHDDLVKMINAARKAASKE; translated from the coding sequence ATGAAAATTATTATCGACCGCTTTGACGGAACTAAAAAATATGAATCAACTTATGAACTAACAAATGAAGAGATCGCGGGAAAAACTCTTTTAACAGTGCTTCTTGATATCAAACAAAAAAAGGATGCGACGTTAAATTTCACAGCATCTTGCCGCTCAGCGATATGTGGAGCGTGCGCTGTTAGAGTAAATGGTCACTCATATCTAGCCTGTGATACAAAGATGAATGAGCTTTTGGCGGAGTATGACAATCCAGAGAGCATAAGAATTTCTCCACTTGGAAATTTCAGGGTCATCTCTGATCTTATAGTGGACTGGGAGCCAAGTATCGAAAATTTACGCAAGATTAGGCCTAGCATCACTGCTAAGTCAGAATTTAGCGCAGAAAAAGGCTGTAAACAAAGTCAAAAAGAGTATGAAAAAGTAGCACTTGAATGGGACTGCATACTTTGCGGTGCGTGCGCTAGCGAGTGTAATAAACTTGAAGCTGATGCGAGTGATTATATGCAGCCATTTGTATTTGTTCATGCTTATAGAGCTGCCTTTGACTCACGTAGCAAAGATCCTATGCCACATCTAAAACCAGCTATCGATAATGGCCTTTGGATGTGTGTAAAATGCCAAGAGTGCGCTGATCGCTGTCCAAAAGGTATAAGCGCATGCAAGGATATAACTGATCTTCGCATTATGGCTATACAAAAAGGCTTTGATGATGGCATGGGACCAGATCACGCTGAGGCGTTCTTAACTGATCTAGTTGATGGCTCAGGTAGACTAAATGAGATCAAGCTTGCACTTCGCTCTGAGGGAGTGTTTAGAAATATGGGCAAAATGGATATCGCTGCAAATTTAATGCTTGCAGGCAAGATGAATCCACTTCATATTTTCGGCGAAGAGGACATAGAAGGACATGATGATCTAGTAAAAATGATAAATGCGGCTCGCAAAGCTGCTAGTAAGGAGTAA
- the sdhA gene encoding 8-methylmenaquinol:fumarate reductase flavoprotein subunit, with translation MSEKFTRREFLQSACISVGALATTAGATNVFAGELPKGNESGLPSVDVLIIGSGGAGLRAATAVRKQYPNSTVVVATKMMPSRNATCMAEGGINGVTDFSNGDSFKLHAYDTVKGAAYLADQDAVVKFCEAAGAVIHELDHNGMLFSRIDNGDVSRKDNGDVAFRFMGGASKKRCNYAADKTGHVLMHACLDDAITAGVKFLMDHELLEIGLEDGKVEGVVLRNIQDGQIYPVLCKSLVIATGGYTRIFYNRTSVPFIATGDGIAAALKAGLGFEDPEMLQFHPTGVQNGGTLITEAARGEGGYLLNNKGERFMKNYHEKMELAPRDVVARAIETEIREGRGFGEGMSAYVLCDVRHLGKDTIMKKLPKIRHTAMLFQNIDLIEQPVPIRPTAHYSMGGIEVAKFDDMSTKIPGIYVGGEASCVSIHGANRLGGNSLTDAVVTGDLAGKGAGAYAQNAKFSSGKKTSELAKMWQDKFKAIATGEGGVNDMYALREELGKNNWDLMGIFRTGAKLDQLSKNLEAIQAKYNTLKVPNQNPVMNTAFTDYVELGNLILLSRAACLAAQNRLESRGAHTREDYPKRDDANFLKHSIVTLKDGKLELGYKDVVTGIFSLDGKKPE, from the coding sequence ATGAGTGAAAAATTTACCAGAAGAGAATTTCTGCAAAGTGCCTGTATCAGCGTAGGTGCACTAGCTACAACAGCTGGTGCGACCAATGTTTTTGCTGGTGAGTTGCCAAAGGGCAATGAAAGTGGCTTGCCATCTGTTGATGTGCTAATAATCGGCTCTGGCGGTGCTGGACTTCGTGCAGCAACAGCCGTTCGCAAGCAATATCCAAACTCAACCGTCGTAGTTGCTACAAAAATGATGCCATCTCGCAACGCAACCTGTATGGCAGAGGGCGGCATAAATGGAGTTACCGACTTTAGCAATGGAGACAGCTTTAAGCTTCACGCCTACGACACTGTAAAAGGTGCGGCCTATCTTGCTGACCAAGATGCGGTAGTGAAATTTTGCGAGGCAGCAGGCGCAGTCATCCACGAGCTAGACCACAATGGCATGCTCTTTTCTCGTATAGACAATGGCGACGTGTCCCGTAAAGATAATGGTGATGTTGCGTTTCGCTTCATGGGTGGCGCTAGCAAAAAGCGCTGTAACTACGCAGCTGACAAAACTGGTCACGTTTTGATGCACGCCTGTCTTGACGACGCTATTACAGCTGGCGTTAAATTTTTAATGGATCATGAGCTACTTGAGATCGGTCTTGAGGATGGCAAGGTCGAAGGCGTCGTTCTTCGCAACATCCAAGATGGTCAAATTTACCCAGTTCTTTGCAAATCTCTAGTCATCGCAACTGGCGGATACACTAGAATCTTCTATAACCGCACATCAGTTCCATTTATAGCAACTGGTGATGGCATCGCTGCTGCTCTTAAAGCAGGTCTTGGTTTTGAAGATCCTGAGATGCTTCAGTTTCACCCAACTGGCGTTCAAAATGGCGGCACACTAATCACAGAAGCTGCTCGTGGCGAGGGTGGTTACTTGTTAAACAACAAGGGCGAGCGCTTTATGAAAAACTATCACGAAAAGATGGAGCTAGCTCCTCGTGACGTCGTCGCTCGTGCGATCGAGACAGAAATTCGCGAGGGTAGAGGCTTTGGTGAGGGCATGAGCGCTTACGTGCTTTGTGACGTTCGCCACCTTGGCAAAGATACTATTATGAAAAAGCTTCCAAAAATTCGCCACACTGCTATGCTTTTCCAAAACATCGATCTAATCGAACAACCAGTGCCTATCCGCCCAACAGCTCACTACTCAATGGGTGGTATAGAGGTAGCTAAATTTGATGATATGAGTACAAAAATTCCTGGAATTTATGTAGGTGGTGAGGCATCATGCGTATCTATTCACGGTGCAAACCGCCTTGGTGGAAACAGCCTAACTGACGCAGTTGTAACTGGCGATCTAGCTGGCAAGGGTGCTGGAGCTTATGCGCAAAATGCAAAATTTTCAAGCGGTAAAAAGACTTCTGAGCTAGCAAAAATGTGGCAGGATAAATTTAAAGCCATAGCAACAGGCGAGGGCGGTGTAAATGATATGTACGCACTTCGCGAAGAGCTTGGTAAAAACAACTGGGATCTAATGGGTATCTTTAGAACTGGCGCAAAACTTGATCAGCTCTCTAAAAATTTAGAAGCTATCCAAGCAAAATATAACACCCTTAAAGTGCCAAATCAAAACCCAGTCATGAACACAGCATTTACTGACTATGTCGAGCTTGGCAACCTTATTCTCCTTTCTCGTGCAGCATGTCTTGCAGCGCAAAATCGTCTTGAGAGCCGTGGCGCTCACACAAGAGAGGACTATCCAAAAAGAGATGATGCGAATTTCTTAAAACACAGCATAGTCACACTAAAAGACGGCAAGTTGGAGCTTGGCTACAAAGATGTTGTGACAGGCATATTTTCACTTGACGGCAAGAAGCCAGAGTAA
- a CDS encoding ABC transporter substrate-binding protein: MFKKILLLAFLLVSLQARVVLDSDDKKVEVPNVIERATPLIGAFVQVSAMLGNEDHIISGAPKLPALMSKIFPKIKSNDNKSGMLSSSVETIIASKTQVVFGPVGMMFDENSKAQLESAGIAVVKIDKFQSIKEIQDSFRKIAEIWGEKSIKRAREFNDYFNENIKFVSQKTANLTPKKRVLVLNYNSGNFNTISSKDIGAEYISVAGGINLSSELSDGDFKISKAINEEQVIIFNPDIIITNSQKSADAIAKNASFAKLKAVQNGQIFVVPSGVYLWSVRSAEGALYPLWLAKTFYPEQFSDLNLEQKTKEFYERFYNYKLSDGELKEILHPSGEF, from the coding sequence ATGTTTAAGAAAATTTTACTTTTGGCTTTTTTGCTTGTTAGTTTGCAAGCAAGAGTGGTGCTTGATAGCGACGATAAAAAGGTAGAAGTGCCTAACGTGATCGAGCGTGCGACGCCTTTGATAGGGGCTTTTGTGCAGGTCTCTGCGATGCTTGGCAACGAGGATCATATAATTAGCGGTGCGCCAAAACTGCCTGCGCTCATGTCAAAAATCTTTCCAAAGATAAAGAGCAACGACAACAAAAGCGGCATGCTAAGCAGCAGCGTCGAGACTATCATCGCTTCAAAAACGCAAGTTGTTTTTGGGCCAGTTGGTATGATGTTTGATGAAAATAGCAAGGCTCAGCTTGAGAGTGCTGGCATCGCCGTTGTGAAGATAGATAAATTTCAAAGCATCAAAGAGATACAAGATAGCTTTAGAAAGATCGCTGAAATTTGGGGCGAAAAGAGTATAAAAAGGGCGCGTGAGTTTAATGACTATTTTAACGAGAATATAAAATTTGTAAGCCAAAAAACAGCAAATTTAACGCCAAAAAAGAGAGTTTTGGTGCTTAACTACAACTCAGGAAACTTTAACACCATTAGCTCAAAAGATATCGGCGCAGAGTATATTAGCGTGGCTGGTGGTATAAATTTAAGCTCAGAGCTAAGCGATGGAGATTTTAAAATTTCAAAAGCGATAAACGAAGAGCAAGTCATCATCTTTAACCCAGACATTATCATCACAAATTCACAAAAAAGTGCCGATGCCATCGCCAAAAACGCATCATTTGCCAAGCTAAAAGCTGTGCAAAACGGGCAAATTTTTGTAGTGCCAAGTGGTGTTTATCTTTGGAGCGTAAGAAGTGCCGAGGGTGCGCTTTATCCGCTTTGGCTGGCTAAGACATTTTACCCAGAGCAGTTTAGCGATCTAAATTTAGAGCAAAAAACAAAAGAGTTTTACGAGAGATTTTATAACTACAAGCTAAGTGATGGCGAGCTAAAAGAAATTTTGCACCCAAGTGGTGAATTTTGA
- a CDS encoding ABC transporter ATP-binding protein — protein sequence MMSANARLGIFERPSKEDEKIALDALKTLNLESFKDKIYTDLSGGERQMVLIARALAQRSKVMLLDEPTANLDFGNQMRVLKEIKKLAKQGYIIILTSHQPEQVFYLNAKVAMLGRDKNYIYGEASEAMSSENLKKIYGVDIRVVKNIIDEREHYSCVMVD from the coding sequence ATGATGAGTGCAAATGCAAGGCTTGGTATATTTGAGCGCCCTAGCAAAGAGGACGAGAAGATAGCGCTAGATGCGTTAAAGACGCTAAATTTAGAGAGCTTTAAAGATAAAATTTACACCGATCTAAGTGGTGGCGAGCGGCAAATGGTGCTGATAGCTAGGGCTTTAGCGCAACGCTCAAAGGTGATGCTACTTGACGAGCCAACGGCAAATTTAGACTTTGGCAACCAAATGCGAGTTTTAAAAGAGATAAAAAAGCTCGCAAAGCAAGGCTATATCATCATCCTAACCTCTCATCAGCCAGAGCAGGTCTTTTATCTAAATGCAAAGGTCGCGATGCTTGGGCGTGATAAAAACTACATCTACGGCGAGGCTAGCGAGGCTATGAGTAGCGAAAATTTAAAGAAAATTTACGGCGTAGATATACGAGTGGTGAAAAATATCATCGATGAGCGCGAGCATTACTCTTGCGTTATGGTGGATTGA